Proteins found in one Limanda limanda chromosome 18, fLimLim1.1, whole genome shotgun sequence genomic segment:
- the naga gene encoding alpha-N-acetylgalactosaminidase has translation MHLAVLLLASALPLTTLALDNGLMLTPPMGWLAWERFRCDIDCDNDPKNCISENLFIDMADRLFHDGWKELGYVYVNIDDCWASMERDKQGRLQADPKRFPGGILKLSRYMHDRGLKLGIYADMGTHTCGGYPGTPLDKIKIDAQTFADWEVDMLKFDGCYSDVMQQEQGYPLMSMALNATGRPIAYSCSWPAYQGGLPPKVNYTQLGEICNLWRNYGDIQDSWDSVLRIVDWFFENQDILSPSAGPGRWNDPDMLVIGDFGLSIDQSRSQMALWAIMAAPLYMSNDLRTISDQARVILQNKMAISISQDVLGVQGRRIVKEKSGIQVFWRPLSKNASALVFFSRRTDMPFRYKTSLSKLNYASGSYKVIDVFTNKSATLKDSTDFVVSVNPTGVVMWYVSAPAKLNPRLFYRGGQRQRSAHDLNTIFL, from the exons ATGCATCTGGCAGTGCTTCTCCTCGCCTCGGCGCTCCCTCTGACCACCTTGGCCCTGGACAACGGTCTGATGCTGACCCCCCCCATGGGCTGGTTGGCTTGGGAACGGTTCCGCTGCGATATTGACTGTGACAATGACCCCAAGAACTGCATCAG TGAGAATCTGTTCATCGACATGGCCGACAGACTCTTCCACGACGGCTGGAAGGAGCTTGGCTACGTCTATGTGAACATAGATGACTGCTGGGCGTCCATGGAGAGAGACAAGCAGGGTCGGCTGCAGGCGGACCCAAAGAG ATTCCCAGGAGGCATCCTTAAGCTGTCACGCTACATGCACGACAGAGGACTCAAGCTGGGGATCTACGCGGACATGGGCACGCACACCTGCGGGGGCTACCCTGGCACCCCACTGGACAAGATCAAGATCGATGCTCAGACCTTCGCAGACTGGGAGGTGGACATGTTGAAATTTGATGGCTGTTATTCTGATGTCATGCAGCAGGAGCAGG GTTACCCTCTTATGTCAATGGCTTTAAATGCGACAGGCCGCCCCATTGCCTACTCCTGCAGCTGGCCCGCCTACCAGGGAGGCCTGCCACCGAAG GTGAATTACACTCAGTTGGGCGAGATCTGCAACCTGTGGCGTAACTATGGCGACATCCAGGATTCTTGGGACAGCGTCCTGCGGATTGTTGACTGGTTCTTCGAGAACCAGGATATCCTGTCACCTTCAGCGGGACCAGGAAGGTGGAACGACCCTGACATG CTGGTTATTGGAGACTTTGGCCTCAGCATTGACCAGTCCCGCTCTCAGATGGCTCTGTGGGCGATTATGGCCGCTCCTCTTTACATGTCCAATGACCTGCGCACCATCAGCGACCAGGCCCGCGTTATCCTACAGAACAAAATGGCCATCAGCATCAGCCAGGACGTCTTGGGCGTTCAGGGAAGACGAATTGTAAAG GAGAAAAGTGGCATTCAGGTGTTTTGGCGCCCCCTGTCCAAAAATGCCAGTGCCTTGGTGTTCTTCAGTCGTCGGACAGACATGCCCTTCCGCTACAAGACTTCCCTCAGCAAACTCAACTACGCAAGTGGCAGCTACAAG GTCATCGATGTGTTCACTAACAAGTCTGCGACGCTGAAAGACTCCACTGACTTTGTGGTGTCGGTGAACCCCACAGGTGTGGTTATGTGGTACGTCTCAGCACCTGCCAAACTGAATCCACGCCTATTCTACAGAGGTGGCCAACGCCAGAGATCTGCCCATGATCTAAACACTATCTTCCTCTGA